In Triticum urartu cultivar G1812 unplaced genomic scaffold, Tu2.1 TuUngrouped_contig_4757, whole genome shotgun sequence, the genomic window GGATCGATTTGTCTGCACCGAAAACCACATCTTGAAattcatcatcatatcatcacaCTTTCCAAACGATGAATCCCAAGAAAGAAAAAAGTTACCGTTGTAGTACAGACAAAATGACAGCAAGCAGATTGAACTTCCGAGACGCCCTCTGCATTAACTGTGAACGGTATCTGGTTTGGCCGCGCCGCGCTGCTTGTCAGGTCAACTGGCAACCGGGCAAACAGAGCCCACGCCCCCTTATAAATTAGCCCGTGGCGGGACACGTCTGATCACCCAGTCCATTCTGAATTTAGCTAGTATAGTGCTTGTGCTTATACTACCAGGGATCGATACACCTTGGTTGACAGGAAAATTATTAGTCAGAGATGAGGAGCTCCGCGGCTGTAGTCCGGGCGGCACTGCTCGTCCTTGGCGCGCTGCTACTCCCTGCCCACCATGTGATGGCCGACTACTCGGCCGTGGcaccgacgccgccgccgcctaagCCGGCCAGTGCCATTTCCAAGCCCCCGTTGCCAGCCAATGACACCAACatgtcgccgtccccgtcgccgcctgTCCAGCCGGTGCCACCTTTCGTGGTCGTGCAGGGCGTGATCTACTGCAAGTCATGCAAATCCAGGGGCTACAACCGCGGCATGGACGCCTCACCGATCCAAGGTTCGCACTGCCCGTAGATCTCTCTCGCCTACTCCGTCGCCTCGGCATGGAGTACCTAATTAACCTGCTCAGTCTTAAACTCATGCGTGCATGCATCCATTCGATCCATAAACGCGGGCTGACACTATCTCTGCTGCCCGTTTTGATTACGTCTTTGCAGGTGCAACGGTGAATCTGGTGTGCTACGGGAAGAAGGTGGTGAACGTGACGGCGACGGTGTCGGACGAGCACGGCTACTTCCTGGTGATGTTCTACGACCTGGCCAACTTCAACGCGCGCAACTGCAAGCTGTACCTGGGCACGTCGCCGACGCCGCTCTGCGACAAGCCCGTCTACCCGCCGAACAAGTGGATCGGGCTCTCGCTCGTCAAAGAGACCGTCACCTCGCCGCCGGCGGGGCTGCAGGGCGTCTACTGCCCCACCAGCGTCCTCTTCTACGGCCCCTCCGCCGGACAGCATTGCCCATTTTATTGACCGCGCCGCCTCGATCCGGCTGGTACTGAGTAATAATCAACTAGTCATATGCAGTTGATGGATGATTCATGATTGACAGTGTTGTGCTTGCAGTGGTGCATAGATTTGTGCATTTCTGTGTTCGTTGTTCCTAGCAGCTAGCCAATTTACGTTAAGTTCTTCTAGTT contains:
- the LOC125528271 gene encoding pistil-specific extensin-like protein — protein: MRSSAAVVRAALLVLGALLLPAHHVMADYSAVAPTPPPPKPASAISKPPLPANDTNMSPSPSPPVQPVPPFVVVQGVIYCKSCKSRGYNRGMDASPIQGATVNLVCYGKKVVNVTATVSDEHGYFLVMFYDLANFNARNCKLYLGTSPTPLCDKPVYPPNKWIGLSLVKETVTSPPAGLQGVYCPTSVLFYGPSAGQHCPFY